In the genome of Nocardia terpenica, one region contains:
- a CDS encoding DUF4191 domain-containing protein has product MAAGKGGKPSKEAKAAARAARRQASKERRQQLWQAFQMQRKEDKLLLPLMIGVFVGITVVLFVVGLFVHLQWFLLPIGLILGALVAFIVFGRRVQKNVYAKAEGQAGAAAWVLDNLQGKWRVTQGVAATTQLDAVHRAIGLPGVVLVAEGSPQRVKSLLAQEKKKTARLVGDTPIYDIVVGNDEGQVPLKDLQRFLTKLPRNIDAKRMELIEGRLSALATRGGPALPKGPLPAGAKMRGVQRTIRRR; this is encoded by the coding sequence ATGGCAGCAGGCAAGGGCGGTAAGCCGTCGAAGGAAGCGAAGGCCGCGGCGAGGGCGGCGCGCCGGCAGGCGTCGAAGGAGCGGCGTCAGCAGCTCTGGCAGGCGTTCCAGATGCAGCGCAAGGAAGACAAGCTGCTGCTGCCGTTGATGATCGGCGTCTTCGTCGGCATCACCGTGGTGTTGTTCGTTGTCGGCCTGTTCGTGCATCTGCAGTGGTTCCTGCTGCCGATCGGCCTGATCCTCGGCGCGCTGGTGGCCTTCATCGTCTTCGGCCGCCGGGTGCAGAAGAACGTGTACGCCAAGGCCGAGGGCCAGGCGGGCGCGGCCGCGTGGGTACTGGACAACCTCCAGGGCAAGTGGCGCGTCACCCAGGGCGTGGCCGCGACCACCCAGCTCGACGCCGTGCACCGGGCCATCGGCCTGCCGGGTGTCGTGCTGGTCGCGGAGGGTTCCCCGCAGCGGGTGAAATCGCTGCTGGCACAGGAGAAGAAGAAGACGGCCCGGCTGGTCGGCGACACCCCCATCTACGACATCGTCGTCGGCAACGACGAGGGCCAGGTGCCGCTGAAGGATCTGCAGCGCTTCCTCACCAAGCTCCCCCGCAATATCGACGCCAAGCGCATGGAACTCATCGAGGGTCGCCTGTCGGCCCTGGCGACGCGCGGCGGCCCGGCCCTGCCCAAGGGCCCGCTGCCCGCGGGCGCCAAGATGCGCGGCGTGCAGCGCACGATCCGCCGCCGCTGA
- a CDS encoding elongation factor G-like protein EF-G2 produces the protein MAEKASAPAGANGRVPTAERPEEIRNVVLVGHSGSGKTTLVEALAVATGAVTRAGRVEDGTCVSDYDDIEQRQHRSVQLSVVPIFWDGIKINLVDTPGYADFVGELRAGLRAADAALFVVSAAAGAAGVGGQTLALWEECAAVGMPRALVITHLDAARADFDEMARTCREILGGGASESMLPLHLPVYGPKGGDGHRPVAGLIDLLTQKVFDYSAGEHTRTETTDEQAALIDEARARLIEGIIAESEDETLMDRYLEGQEIDLATLVPDLERAVARGTFHPVLIAAPPPEGAREGLGMVEVLELITRGFPTPAEHSVSATGSSEGAAPAPLACDPRGPLAAEVIRTASDPYVGRLSLVRVFSGTLRPDETVHVCGHGPDEDRNHDLDERVGAVSAPFGKQQRPLGQAIAGDIACVTKLGHAETGDTLSAKDTPLLIEPWPIPEPLLPVAIRAHGKADEDKLSLALSRLMTEDPTVRLEQNGQTHQLVLWCLGEAHREVALERLRSRFGVQVDVVDHRVALRETFAGTATGRGRHVKQSGGHGQYAICEIEVSPLPEGSGIEFVDKVVGGVVPRQFIPSVEKGVRAQAARGVVAGYPLVDVRVTLYDGKAHSVDSSDAAFQTAGALALREAATAARIALLEPLAEVAVTVGDDYVGAVLSDLSSRRGRVVGTEPATAGRTVIRAEVPELELSRYAIDLRSLSHGAAQFTRTYIRHEAMPAPLADSIRAQAKASA, from the coding sequence ATGGCCGAGAAAGCGAGTGCACCCGCAGGCGCCAACGGCAGAGTGCCGACGGCGGAGCGTCCCGAGGAGATCCGCAATGTGGTGCTGGTGGGCCACAGCGGCTCCGGGAAGACCACACTGGTGGAGGCGCTCGCCGTCGCCACCGGGGCGGTGACCCGGGCCGGGCGGGTCGAGGACGGCACCTGCGTGTCGGACTACGACGATATCGAGCAGCGACAACATCGCTCCGTCCAGTTGTCGGTGGTGCCGATCTTCTGGGACGGAATCAAGATCAACCTGGTGGACACGCCCGGGTATGCGGATTTCGTCGGCGAGCTGAGGGCCGGTCTGCGAGCAGCGGACGCGGCCCTTTTCGTGGTATCCGCCGCGGCGGGCGCCGCGGGTGTCGGCGGGCAGACGCTGGCGCTGTGGGAGGAGTGCGCGGCGGTGGGCATGCCGCGCGCCCTGGTGATCACCCACCTCGACGCCGCCCGCGCCGACTTCGACGAGATGGCCCGCACCTGCCGCGAGATCCTCGGCGGCGGCGCGTCGGAAAGCATGCTGCCGCTGCACCTTCCGGTGTACGGGCCCAAGGGCGGCGACGGCCACCGCCCGGTGGCCGGTCTCATCGACCTGCTCACCCAGAAGGTGTTCGACTACTCCGCCGGCGAGCACACCCGCACCGAGACGACCGACGAGCAGGCCGCCCTGATCGACGAGGCGCGCGCCCGGCTCATCGAGGGCATCATCGCCGAGAGCGAAGACGAAACCCTGATGGACCGCTACCTCGAGGGTCAGGAGATCGACCTCGCCACGCTGGTCCCCGATCTGGAGCGGGCCGTCGCGCGCGGCACCTTCCACCCCGTCCTCATCGCCGCCCCGCCCCCGGAGGGCGCGCGCGAGGGCCTGGGCATGGTGGAGGTGCTGGAGCTGATCACACGCGGATTCCCCACGCCCGCAGAGCATTCCGTCTCGGCGACCGGCTCGTCGGAGGGGGCGGCGCCCGCTCCCCTGGCCTGCGATCCGCGGGGCCCGCTGGCGGCGGAGGTGATCCGCACCGCCTCCGACCCGTACGTCGGGCGGCTGTCGCTGGTGCGGGTGTTCTCCGGCACGCTGCGCCCGGACGAAACGGTGCACGTATGCGGGCACGGCCCCGACGAGGACCGCAATCACGATCTCGACGAACGGGTGGGCGCGGTATCGGCGCCGTTCGGCAAGCAGCAGCGCCCGCTCGGCCAGGCCATCGCCGGCGACATCGCCTGCGTCACCAAGCTCGGGCACGCCGAGACCGGCGACACGCTGTCGGCCAAGGACACCCCGCTGCTGATCGAGCCGTGGCCGATCCCGGAACCGTTGCTGCCCGTCGCGATTCGCGCGCACGGCAAGGCCGACGAGGACAAGCTCTCGCTGGCCCTGAGCCGCCTGATGACCGAGGACCCGACGGTGCGCCTGGAGCAGAACGGCCAGACCCACCAGCTGGTGCTGTGGTGCCTGGGCGAGGCGCATCGCGAGGTCGCCCTGGAGCGGCTGCGGTCGCGGTTCGGGGTGCAGGTGGACGTGGTCGATCATCGGGTGGCGCTGCGCGAGACCTTCGCCGGGACCGCGACCGGGCGCGGGCGGCACGTGAAACAGTCCGGCGGCCACGGCCAGTACGCCATCTGCGAGATCGAGGTGTCGCCGCTGCCGGAGGGTTCGGGCATCGAATTCGTCGACAAGGTGGTGGGCGGAGTCGTTCCGCGCCAATTCATTCCGTCGGTGGAGAAGGGGGTGCGCGCCCAGGCGGCCCGCGGTGTGGTGGCCGGGTACCCGCTGGTGGACGTGCGGGTCACGCTGTACGACGGCAAGGCCCACTCGGTGGACTCCTCCGATGCCGCGTTCCAGACCGCGGGCGCGCTGGCGCTGCGCGAGGCGGCCACCGCCGCGCGGATCGCGCTGCTGGAACCGCTCGCCGAGGTGGCGGTGACGGTCGGCGACGACTACGTGGGCGCGGTGCTGTCGGATCTGTCCAGCCGCCGCGGCCGAGTGGTGGGCACCGAACCGGCCACCGCCGGGCGCACCGTCATTCGCGCCGAGGTCCCGGAGCTGGAGCTGAGCCGCTACGCCATCGACCTCCGCTCGCTGTCGCACGGCGCCGCCCAGTTCACCCGCACCTACATCCGGCACGAAGCGATGCCCGCCCCACTGGCCGATTCCATCCGAGCCCAGGCCAAGGCGTCGGCCTGA
- the lipA gene encoding lipoyl synthase, translating into MTSVDTPTSKNGTPHTAAAPNGRKLLRIEARNAETPIERKPQWIRTRATMGPEYSELKGLVKREGLHTVCEEAGCPNIFECWEDREATFLIGGDQCTRRCDFCQIDTGKPAALDRDEPRRVAESVQAMGLRYSTVTGVARDDLEDGGAWLYAETVRAIKRLNPHTGIELLIPDFNANPEQLAEVFSSRPEVLAHNVETVPRVFKRIRPAFRYERSLAVITAARAAGLVTKSNLILGMGETPEEVTQAMRDLHDAGCDILTITQYLRPSPRHHPVDRWVKPEEFVEHSRVATEIGFAGVMAGPLVRSSYRAGRLYAQALAHHGRELPAQMAHLAEGGTAAQEASSVLARFGS; encoded by the coding sequence GTGACTTCCGTCGACACCCCGACATCGAAGAACGGCACGCCGCACACGGCTGCCGCACCGAACGGGCGCAAGCTGCTGCGCATCGAGGCCCGCAACGCGGAGACGCCGATCGAGCGCAAACCCCAGTGGATTCGCACCCGCGCCACCATGGGCCCGGAGTACTCCGAGCTCAAGGGCCTGGTGAAACGCGAAGGGCTGCACACGGTCTGCGAGGAAGCCGGCTGTCCGAACATCTTCGAGTGCTGGGAGGACCGCGAGGCCACCTTCCTGATCGGCGGCGACCAGTGCACCCGGCGCTGCGACTTCTGCCAGATCGACACCGGCAAACCCGCGGCACTCGACCGCGACGAGCCCCGCCGGGTCGCCGAGAGCGTGCAGGCGATGGGCCTGCGCTACTCCACGGTCACCGGCGTGGCCCGCGACGACCTCGAGGACGGCGGCGCCTGGCTGTACGCCGAGACCGTGCGCGCCATCAAGCGGCTCAACCCGCACACCGGCATCGAGCTGCTGATCCCGGACTTCAACGCGAACCCCGAACAGCTGGCCGAGGTGTTCTCCTCGCGCCCGGAGGTGCTCGCGCACAACGTGGAAACGGTGCCGCGCGTGTTCAAGCGGATCCGCCCGGCATTCCGCTACGAACGCTCGCTGGCGGTGATCACCGCGGCCCGCGCGGCCGGTCTGGTCACCAAGTCGAACCTGATCCTCGGCATGGGCGAGACGCCGGAGGAGGTCACCCAGGCCATGCGCGACCTGCACGACGCGGGCTGCGACATCCTCACCATCACCCAGTACCTGCGCCCCTCGCCGCGCCACCACCCGGTGGACCGCTGGGTCAAGCCGGAGGAGTTCGTCGAACACTCCCGCGTCGCAACCGAAATCGGCTTCGCCGGCGTGATGGCCGGACCGCTGGTGCGCTCCTCCTACCGCGCCGGTCGGCTCTACGCCCAGGCCCTCGCCCACCACGGCCGCGAACTGCCCGCCCAGATGGCGCATCTCGCCGAGGGCGGCACCGCCGCCCAGGAGGCCAGCTCGGTGCTGGCCCGCTTCGGTTCCTGA
- the lipB gene encoding lipoyl(octanoyl) transferase LipB, with translation MSELASDPSLSSEPTSKPSVAVDSARYDNTPVLIEELGVVDYHRAWEIQRGIAADRAEGRGQDRLLLLEHPPVFTAGRRTEPEDMPCDGSPVVPVDRGGKITWHGPGQLVGYPIVRLAEPVDVVDYVRRLEEALITVCLGLGVECGRVEGRSGVWVPANATQPERKVAAIGVRVQRGVALHGISLNCDAALDGFQAIVPCGIRDAGVTTLSRELGREVTVAEVRPMVARAVIRALDGELPVAEHTIARVTPALAGAGAPAKAE, from the coding sequence GTGAGCGAGCTTGCCAGCGACCCCTCTTTATCGAGCGAGCCTACGAGCAAACCCTCCGTAGCCGTCGACTCCGCGCGTTACGACAACACCCCCGTTCTCATCGAGGAACTGGGCGTCGTCGACTACCACCGTGCCTGGGAGATCCAGCGCGGCATCGCCGCCGACCGCGCCGAGGGCCGCGGTCAGGACCGGCTGCTGCTGCTGGAGCACCCGCCCGTGTTCACCGCGGGCCGCCGCACCGAGCCGGAGGACATGCCCTGCGACGGCAGCCCGGTGGTGCCGGTCGACCGCGGCGGCAAGATCACCTGGCACGGCCCCGGCCAGCTGGTCGGCTACCCCATCGTGCGCCTGGCCGAACCGGTCGACGTGGTCGATTACGTGCGCCGGCTGGAAGAGGCGTTGATCACGGTGTGCCTCGGCCTCGGCGTCGAGTGCGGCCGCGTCGAGGGCCGCTCCGGGGTGTGGGTGCCCGCGAACGCCACCCAGCCCGAGCGCAAGGTCGCCGCGATCGGCGTGCGGGTGCAGCGCGGGGTCGCCCTGCACGGCATCTCGCTCAACTGCGATGCGGCGCTGGACGGCTTCCAGGCCATCGTGCCCTGCGGCATTCGCGACGCCGGGGTCACCACACTGAGCCGGGAACTGGGCCGCGAGGTCACCGTGGCCGAGGTGCGGCCGATGGTGGCGCGGGCCGTGATTCGCGCGCTGGACGGCGAACTGCCCGTCGCCGAGCACACTATCGCGCGCGTCACACCCGCCTTGGCCGGTGCCGGAGCACCCGCCAAGGCGGAATGA
- a CDS encoding GNAT family N-acetyltransferase, with the protein MSENAPVIRDAREDDLPEILAIHNVAIAETTAIWDTEPVDLDERRTWWRHRVAAGYPVLVAEIDGAVAGYASYAQWRPKSGYRFSVEHSVYIADRFQHRGVGSALMAELLARAAASGRVHAMIAVIDSANAPSIKLHEKFGFRIVGELPEVGHKFGRWLDLTLMQRGFDNGVTSIS; encoded by the coding sequence GTGAGTGAGAACGCGCCGGTGATCCGGGATGCCCGCGAGGACGATCTGCCCGAGATCCTCGCCATCCACAATGTCGCCATCGCCGAGACCACGGCGATCTGGGACACCGAGCCGGTCGACCTGGACGAGCGCCGGACCTGGTGGCGCCACCGCGTGGCCGCGGGCTACCCCGTCCTGGTCGCCGAGATCGACGGCGCGGTCGCGGGCTACGCGAGCTACGCGCAATGGCGGCCGAAATCGGGTTATCGCTTCAGCGTGGAACATTCGGTGTACATCGCCGACCGGTTCCAGCACCGCGGCGTGGGCTCGGCGCTGATGGCCGAGCTACTGGCGCGCGCGGCGGCGAGCGGCCGGGTGCACGCCATGATCGCCGTCATCGACTCCGCCAATGCGCCATCGATCAAGCTGCACGAGAAGTTCGGCTTCCGCATCGTCGGTGAGCTGCCGGAAGTCGGTCACAAGTTCGGCCGCTGGCTCGACCTGACGTTGATGCAGCGCGGCTTCGACAATGGCGTAACGTCGATATCGTGA
- a CDS encoding TIGR01777 family oxidoreductase, whose product MKVVIAGSSGLIGTALVAALRRDGHEVTRLVRRPAAARDELTWDPAHARVPERALRGADAVVNLCGAGIGRRRWNGSYKQELRDSRITPTDVLAGAVAAAGVPTLVNASGVHYYGGGTGDRVVTESDSAGTGFLGTLCRDWEAATRPAAEAGARVVLLRSAVVLARHGGMLSMLHPLYFLGLGGRLGNGRQYLPWISLADEIGAIQFALARDTVRGPVNMTGPAPVTNAEFSRALARTLHRPDALVVPAFALRALIGEFAQEAILHGPRAIPTVLEAAGYAFTHSTVGQALAAALGDGR is encoded by the coding sequence ATGAAGGTCGTGATCGCCGGCTCGTCCGGGTTGATCGGAACGGCGCTGGTGGCGGCGCTGCGGCGGGACGGGCACGAGGTGACTCGCCTGGTCCGCCGGCCCGCCGCCGCCCGCGACGAGCTCACCTGGGATCCCGCCCACGCGCGGGTTCCCGAACGCGCCCTGCGCGGCGCGGACGCGGTGGTCAATCTGTGCGGCGCCGGGATCGGCCGTCGGCGCTGGAACGGCAGCTACAAGCAGGAGCTGCGGGACAGCCGGATCACGCCGACCGACGTGCTCGCCGGGGCCGTCGCCGCCGCGGGGGTGCCGACGCTGGTCAACGCCAGCGGCGTGCACTACTACGGCGGCGGCACCGGCGACCGGGTGGTCACCGAATCCGACTCGGCCGGAACGGGATTCCTGGGCACGCTGTGCCGCGACTGGGAGGCCGCCACCCGGCCCGCCGCCGAGGCGGGCGCGCGGGTGGTGCTGCTGCGCAGCGCGGTCGTGCTGGCCCGGCACGGCGGCATGCTGAGCATGCTGCACCCGCTGTACTTCCTGGGCCTGGGCGGTCGGCTCGGCAACGGCCGCCAGTACCTGCCGTGGATCTCGCTCGCCGACGAGATCGGCGCCATCCAGTTCGCCCTCGCTCGCGACACCGTGCGCGGCCCGGTCAATATGACCGGGCCCGCCCCGGTGACCAATGCCGAATTCAGCCGAGCCCTCGCCCGCACCCTGCACCGCCCCGATGCCCTGGTGGTGCCCGCCTTCGCGCTGCGCGCCCTGATCGGCGAGTTCGCCCAGGAGGCGATCCTGCACGGCCCGCGCGCGATTCCGACCGTCCTCGAGGCGGCCGGTTATGCCTTCACCCATTCCACGGTCGGGCAAGCCCTGGCCGCCGCCCTGGGCGACGGACGCTGA
- the sucB gene encoding 2-oxoglutarate dehydrogenase, E2 component, dihydrolipoamide succinyltransferase, with product MAFSVQMPALGESVTEGTVTRWLKQEGDTVEVDEPLLEVSTDKVDTEIPSPAAGVLTKIVAKEDDVVEVGGELGVIGEAGEAPAPAAAPAPEAAAPESAPAQAPAQQQPAPAPQPSAPAPQPAAAQQSDAASGTSVKMPELGESVTEGTVTRWLKQVGDQVAVDEPLLEVSTDKVDTEIPSPVAGTLLEITAQEDDVVAVGGQLGVIGSGSPAAAPAPAPAPAPAPAPEPAPAPAAAAPAPAPAPAPAPAAPAPAPAPAPAPKPAPAPAAASGNGEAPYVTPLVRKLAAENNVDLSRVQGSGVGGRIRKQDVLAAAETTKAPAAAPAASAPAAPAAAPSAPAAPAGVRPQLQALRGTTQKVNRIRQITAAKTMESLRTTAQLTQTHEVDVTRIAALRAKAKDAFREREGVNLTFLPFFAKAAVEALGVHPNVNASYNEEAKEINYHSAVHLGIAVDTEQGLLSPVIHNASDLSLAGLARAIADIAGRARTGGLKPDELAGGTFTITNIGSQGALFDTPILLPPQSAMLGTGAIVKRPMVIADNGNEFIGIRSMCYLPLTYDHRLIDGADAGRFVTTIKHRLEEAAFEADLGL from the coding sequence ATGGCCTTCTCCGTCCAGATGCCAGCTCTTGGTGAGAGCGTCACCGAGGGCACTGTGACCAGGTGGCTGAAGCAGGAAGGAGACACGGTCGAGGTCGACGAGCCCCTGCTCGAGGTGTCCACCGACAAGGTCGACACCGAGATCCCGTCGCCGGCGGCCGGTGTGCTCACCAAGATCGTGGCCAAGGAGGACGACGTCGTCGAGGTCGGCGGCGAGCTGGGCGTGATCGGCGAGGCCGGCGAGGCCCCCGCTCCCGCGGCCGCCCCCGCCCCCGAGGCCGCCGCCCCCGAGTCGGCCCCCGCACAGGCACCCGCCCAGCAACAGCCCGCCCCGGCCCCGCAGCCGAGCGCGCCCGCGCCGCAGCCCGCCGCGGCGCAGCAGTCCGACGCGGCCTCCGGCACCTCGGTGAAGATGCCCGAGCTCGGCGAGTCCGTCACCGAGGGCACCGTCACCCGCTGGCTGAAGCAGGTCGGCGACCAGGTCGCGGTCGACGAGCCGCTGCTCGAGGTCTCCACCGACAAGGTCGACACCGAGATCCCGTCGCCGGTGGCCGGTACCCTGCTGGAGATCACCGCGCAGGAGGACGACGTCGTCGCCGTCGGCGGCCAGCTCGGCGTCATCGGCAGCGGCTCCCCTGCTGCCGCTCCGGCCCCGGCCCCGGCCCCGGCGCCCGCGCCCGCCCCGGAACCCGCGCCCGCTCCGGCCGCCGCGGCACCGGCTCCCGCGCCCGCCCCGGCCCCCGCTCCGGCTGCTCCCGCCCCGGCACCGGCCCCCGCCCCGGCCCCCAAGCCCGCGCCCGCCCCGGCGGCCGCGTCCGGCAACGGCGAGGCCCCGTATGTGACCCCGCTGGTGCGAAAGTTGGCCGCGGAGAACAACGTCGACCTGTCCCGGGTCCAGGGCTCGGGCGTCGGTGGCCGCATCCGCAAGCAGGATGTGCTGGCCGCCGCCGAGACCACCAAGGCCCCGGCCGCCGCACCGGCGGCGTCGGCTCCGGCCGCTCCCGCCGCCGCGCCGAGTGCTCCCGCCGCGCCCGCCGGGGTGCGCCCGCAGCTGCAGGCGCTGCGCGGCACCACCCAGAAGGTCAACCGCATCCGCCAGATCACCGCGGCCAAGACCATGGAGTCGCTGCGGACCACCGCGCAGCTGACCCAGACCCACGAGGTCGACGTCACCAGGATCGCGGCGCTGCGGGCCAAGGCCAAGGACGCGTTCCGCGAGCGCGAGGGCGTCAACCTGACGTTCCTGCCGTTCTTCGCCAAGGCCGCGGTCGAGGCGCTGGGCGTGCACCCGAACGTCAACGCCTCCTACAACGAGGAGGCCAAGGAGATCAACTACCACTCGGCCGTCCACCTCGGCATCGCCGTGGACACCGAGCAGGGCCTGCTCTCCCCGGTCATCCACAATGCCAGCGATCTGTCGCTGGCCGGGCTGGCCCGCGCCATCGCCGATATCGCGGGCCGCGCCCGCACCGGCGGCCTGAAGCCGGACGAGCTGGCGGGCGGCACCTTCACCATCACCAATATCGGCAGCCAGGGCGCGCTGTTCGACACCCCGATCCTGCTGCCGCCGCAGTCGGCGATGCTGGGCACCGGCGCAATCGTCAAGCGGCCCATGGTGATCGCGGACAACGGCAACGAGTTCATCGGCATCCGCTCGATGTGCTACCTGCCGCTGACCTACGACCACCGGCTCATCGACGGCGCCGACGCCGGGCGCTTCGTCACCACCATCAAGCACCGGCTGGAGGAGGCCGCGTTCGAGGCGGACCTGGGTCTGTAG
- a CDS encoding oxidoreductase, with the protein MGLLDRFRQTVGRAPGGVEAADADHLTAWVRTHVGVEAYVEPRTTVTDVTVVLVAADGEWTRRVVGERGAQRLSGWLGIPVYDVRRTGYPQRMRDHDARRRIERRRALENDLRDGD; encoded by the coding sequence ATGGGTTTGCTGGATCGTTTCCGCCAGACGGTCGGCCGTGCGCCCGGCGGTGTCGAGGCCGCCGACGCGGATCATCTGACCGCGTGGGTGCGCACCCACGTCGGCGTCGAGGCCTATGTGGAGCCGCGAACGACTGTGACAGATGTCACAGTCGTTCTGGTGGCCGCGGACGGCGAATGGACCAGGCGGGTGGTCGGTGAGCGCGGCGCGCAGCGGTTGTCGGGCTGGCTCGGCATCCCCGTCTACGACGTCCGGCGCACCGGCTATCCGCAGCGCATGCGAGACCACGACGCCCGCCGCCGCATCGAGCGGCGACGGGCGCTGGAGAACGATCTGCGCGACGGCGACTGA